In a single window of the Chondrocystis sp. NIES-4102 genome:
- a CDS encoding ATP-dependent Clp protease ATPase subunit has protein sequence MFERFTEKAIKVIMLAQEEARRLGHNFVGTEQILLGLIGEGTGVAAKVLKSMGVNLKDARIEVEKIIGRGSGFVAVEIPFTPRAKRVLELSLEEARQLGHNYIGTEHLLLGLIREGEGVAARVLENLGVDLSKVRTQVIRMLGETAEVAAGSSGTQGRNKTPTLDEFGSNLTQMAGEGKLDPVVGRQKEIERVIQILGRRTKNNPVLIGEPGVGKTAIAEGLAQRIANKDIPDILEDKRVVTLDIGLLVAGTKYRGEFEERLKKIMDEIRQAGNVILVIDEVHTLIGAGAAEGAIDAANILKPALARGELQCIGATTLDEYRKHIERDAALERRFQPVQVGEPSVDETIEILYGLRERYEQHHKLKILDEALEAAAKLSDRYISDRFLPDKAIDLIDEAGSRVRLINSQLPPAAKELDKELREILKQKDDAVRSQDFDQAGELRDREMEIKEQIRNIASTKKNESDTGEDSPVVDSEEIAHIVASWTGVPVNKITESESEKLMHMEDTLHQRIIGQEDAVKAISRAIRRARVGLKNPNRPIASFIFSGPTGVGKTELTKALATYFFGSEDAMIRLDMSEYMERHTVSKLIGSPPGYVGYNEGGQLTEAVRRRPYTVVLFDEIEKAHPDIFNMLLQILEDGRLTDAKGRTVDFKNTLLILTSNIGSKVIEKGGGGLGFEFADDQAEAKYNRIRSLVNEELKSYFRPEFLNRLDEIIVFRQLNKDEVKEISEILLKEVFQRLTEQEISLEVTDKFKDRLVDEGYNPAYGARPLRRAIMRLLEDVLAEEILSGRLGEGDTAVVDIDEENKVTVVPQKEKVELLPSS, from the coding sequence ATGTTTGAACGCTTCACAGAGAAGGCAATAAAAGTAATTATGTTAGCCCAGGAGGAAGCACGCCGCCTGGGTCATAACTTCGTAGGTACAGAACAAATCCTCTTAGGTTTAATCGGAGAGGGTACTGGAGTCGCTGCCAAAGTTCTTAAATCGATGGGAGTTAATCTTAAAGATGCTCGAATCGAAGTTGAGAAAATTATCGGGCGCGGATCTGGGTTTGTTGCAGTAGAAATTCCTTTTACTCCAAGAGCCAAAAGAGTTCTAGAACTATCCCTAGAAGAAGCACGCCAATTAGGTCATAACTATATTGGGACTGAGCATCTACTTTTAGGCTTAATTAGAGAAGGGGAAGGAGTGGCTGCTAGGGTACTCGAAAACCTGGGCGTAGACTTGTCCAAAGTCCGCACTCAAGTAATTAGAATGTTGGGAGAAACTGCCGAAGTGGCTGCTGGATCTAGCGGTACTCAGGGCAGAAATAAAACTCCTACTTTAGATGAATTTGGGTCAAATCTGACTCAGATGGCAGGGGAAGGTAAATTAGATCCTGTAGTCGGCAGACAAAAAGAAATTGAGCGGGTAATTCAAATTCTCGGTAGACGTACTAAAAACAATCCAGTTTTAATTGGTGAACCTGGAGTTGGTAAAACTGCGATCGCTGAAGGACTTGCCCAACGTATTGCTAATAAAGATATTCCCGATATCCTAGAAGACAAACGAGTAGTTACCCTAGATATTGGCTTATTAGTAGCAGGTACTAAGTATCGTGGTGAATTTGAGGAACGTCTCAAAAAAATCATGGATGAAATTCGTCAAGCTGGTAATGTAATTCTGGTAATTGACGAGGTACACACCCTAATTGGTGCAGGTGCAGCAGAAGGTGCAATTGATGCTGCCAATATTCTCAAACCAGCTTTGGCTAGGGGAGAACTCCAGTGTATTGGTGCAACTACCCTAGATGAATACCGCAAGCACATCGAACGTGATGCAGCCCTAGAACGCCGTTTTCAACCTGTACAGGTAGGAGAACCATCAGTAGATGAGACTATCGAGATTCTCTACGGTTTGCGTGAGCGTTACGAACAACATCACAAATTAAAAATATTAGACGAGGCTTTAGAAGCAGCAGCAAAACTATCTGATCGTTATATTAGTGATCGCTTTTTACCAGATAAGGCGATTGATTTAATTGACGAAGCAGGATCGAGAGTTCGTTTAATTAATTCTCAACTTCCTCCAGCAGCTAAAGAGTTGGATAAGGAATTACGAGAAATTCTCAAACAAAAAGACGATGCTGTAAGATCCCAAGATTTCGATCAAGCTGGGGAATTACGCGATCGCGAGATGGAAATTAAAGAACAAATTCGCAACATAGCCTCGACTAAGAAAAATGAATCCGATACAGGTGAAGATTCTCCTGTGGTAGATTCCGAGGAAATCGCTCACATTGTAGCTTCTTGGACTGGTGTACCAGTTAATAAAATTACCGAGTCTGAATCTGAAAAACTGATGCACATGGAAGATACTCTCCATCAGCGTATCATCGGTCAAGAAGACGCAGTAAAAGCTATCTCACGGGCAATTAGACGGGCTAGAGTCGGTCTAAAAAATCCTAACCGTCCGATCGCCAGCTTCATCTTTTCTGGGCCTACAGGGGTAGGTAAAACAGAATTGACCAAGGCTCTTGCAACCTATTTCTTTGGTTCGGAAGATGCCATGATTCGTCTCGATATGTCTGAATACATGGAACGTCATACAGTTTCTAAACTGATTGGTTCACCTCCAGGGTATGTCGGTTATAACGAAGGTGGTCAGCTAACAGAAGCAGTACGTCGTCGTCCTTATACTGTGGTTCTATTTGATGAAATTGAAAAGGCACACCCCGATATCTTTAATATGCTGTTGCAGATTTTAGAAGACGGTCGCCTAACTGATGCCAAAGGTAGAACTGTAGACTTTAAAAATACCTTGTTAATTTTGACTTCTAACATTGGTTCTAAAGTGATTGAAAAAGGTGGTGGCGGTCTCGGTTTTGAATTTGCTGATGACCAAGCAGAAGCGAAATATAACCGTATTCGTTCTTTGGTAAATGAAGAGCTAAAAAGCTACTTCCGTCCAGAGTTCCTCAACCGTTTGGATGAGATTATTGTCTTCCGTCAATTGAATAAAGACGAAGTTAAAGAAATCAGCGAAATCCTACTCAAGGAAGTATTCCAACGTTTGACCGAGCAAGAAATTAGTCTGGAAGTCACCGATAAATTTAAAGATCGTTTAGTCGATGAAGGGTATAATCCTGCTTACGGTGCGCGTCCTTTACGTCGGGCAATTATGCGTCTTTTAGAAGATGTCTTGGCAGAAGAAATTCTTTCAGGTCGTTTAGGCGAAGGAGATACTGCTGTAGTAGATATTGACGAAGAGAATAAAGTTACTGTTGTACCTCAAAAAGAGAAAGTAGAGTTACTTCCTTCTTCTTAG
- a CDS encoding ribosomal-protein-alanine acetyltransferase, with translation MKTITIKPISLSQVPTIVSLDQLCLGGIWTSEGYISEIESPNSNLLGLHILDENYTNSEIIGMGCLWVIADEAHITLLAIHPDYRRQGLGQLLLLTLLESAVARNLNWATLEVNAHNDGAINLYEKLGFNIIGKRKKYYKSTGDDALVLWLKNLQTPNFRSTLNQYQQETKLRLSYYQYCLN, from the coding sequence GTGAAGACAATCACAATCAAACCTATAAGTTTATCTCAAGTACCAACTATAGTTTCTTTAGACCAATTATGTCTTGGTGGTATTTGGACAAGCGAAGGATATATAAGCGAGATAGAAAGCCCGAATAGTAATCTATTGGGGTTACATATTTTGGATGAGAATTACACAAATTCAGAAATAATCGGCATGGGGTGCTTATGGGTGATCGCGGATGAGGCTCATATAACATTGTTGGCAATACATCCAGATTATCGTCGTCAAGGGTTGGGACAACTATTACTATTAACCCTGCTAGAAAGTGCGGTCGCTCGTAATTTAAACTGGGCAACCTTGGAAGTTAATGCCCACAATGATGGAGCGATAAATCTATATGAAAAATTAGGATTTAACATAATTGGGAAACGCAAAAAATACTACAAATCCACAGGGGATGATGCTCTAGTTCTCTGGCTCAAAAATTTACAAACGCCAAATTTTAGATCTACTTTAAATCAATATCAACAGGAAACAAAGCTACGCTTAAGCTATTATCAATACTGCCTCAACTAA
- a CDS encoding putative CheA signal transduction histidine kinase, whose amino-acid sequence MNSQDKPLEANGNFDDLAASETLKQQQNNDLGDLWTEAEDLESVTEFISVETAAKNEIEALEETTSNINIKSPGKGKKTLDIDWDDLDFRNPPQVENIDQSESNDFIAADAELEELQPELSEFELAQLSELESSPIVSADNSIESLKVDGYTIYEMESLPIVDSLEFDNSSIEELESLPVVAPDIDSIESLEFDNSSIEELESLPIVDPDIDSIESLEFDNSSIEELQSLPVVDPDIDNIDSLEFDNSSIGDLESLSVVDPDIDNLDSLEFDNSSIGDLESLSVVDPDIDNLESLEFDNSSIGDLESLSLDNTEDILDNFDGLELDNSSVEDLELLSLDNTEDSLELDNSSIGDLELLSLDNTEDSLELENSSIGDLELLSLDNTEDSLELENSSIGDLELLSLDNTEDSLDNLDSLELENSSVEDLESLSLGELDNLEHSDLDDLINSNTESLDSLILDSTTDLDTIENSLNSDLEISDLDSLLEDETTNSLPNLEEFQEISEIQPIKAKNYDSSSDLSPVNKAQAFEQTMRVSVRKLDDLNNLIGELVVKRNRLEDDQERLRRFLDNLLGHVQSLGEAGAKMHDMYERSLLEGALLASRQSRASAAVGGGNSATVRTAEPQEEGLDALEMDRFTGFHLLSQDIIELIVRVREAASDIQFVVDETDKVAQTFRQVTSQLQDGMNSSRMVAFGQTADRLPRAVRDISRKQKKQTTLHVEGKDVLIDKMIVEHLYNPMTHLVNNAISHGIERPEERLKKGKPEAGNVHIRAFIQGNQTVITVSDDGAGINPAIVKQKAIEKNLISWATAQNLSEPQVYDLLFHPGFSTKDQADDFAGRGVGMDVVNTDLKKIRGSVSIESEVGKGTTFTIRLPLVLSICKALTCVDNNSSIAFPIDGVEDTKEYLPSDIKTNANGVRCIPWKNALLPLRPLNTLLNYNRQIRRAGVYNANQNNDDTISVVILRSLDNLLAIQVDEVRAEQEIVIKQIDGPIPKPPGIAGATVLGDGTIMPIGDVLELIEIAQGKRTIEIGFNILNAQGMIKQSQAENIQQDPMVLVVDDSITVRELLSMSFNKLGYRVEQARDGQEAWDKLRGGLACDMIFSDIEMPRMNGLELLSNLHRDDKLKSIPVAMLTSRGADKHKQIASDLGAKAYLTKPYTEKDLMDVAQHLIEINRANKEAESVIVNVRKIKNNQSQGTVANAPLVLIIDDSVTVRELLSMTFKKAGYRVEQARDGQEAWEKLSDGLECDIAFCDIEMPRMNGLELLSQLQTDKKLATMPIAMLTSRGAQKMRNIAASRGAKGYFVKPYVEDELLKAAERMLKGEILIDKTDEET is encoded by the coding sequence ATGAACAGTCAAGATAAGCCTTTAGAAGCAAATGGGAATTTTGATGATTTAGCAGCTTCTGAGACACTAAAACAACAACAAAACAATGATTTAGGAGATCTATGGACAGAAGCAGAAGATCTTGAATCTGTAACTGAATTTATATCTGTTGAAACCGCAGCTAAAAATGAGATTGAAGCTCTAGAAGAAACGACTTCCAATATTAATATTAAATCTCCTGGCAAGGGGAAGAAAACTTTAGATATAGACTGGGATGATTTGGATTTTCGTAATCCTCCCCAAGTTGAAAATATAGATCAATCGGAGTCTAATGATTTTATTGCTGCCGATGCTGAATTGGAAGAATTACAACCAGAGTTATCTGAGTTTGAATTAGCTCAGTTATCGGAATTGGAATCATCACCAATAGTTAGTGCAGATAATAGTATTGAAAGTCTCAAAGTTGACGGATATACTATTTATGAGATGGAATCATTACCTATAGTAGACAGTCTGGAATTTGATAATTCATCTATTGAAGAATTGGAATCATTACCAGTAGTTGCTCCAGATATAGATAGTATTGAAAGTCTGGAATTTGATAATTCATCTATTGAAGAATTGGAATCATTACCTATAGTTGATCCAGATATAGATAGTATTGAAAGTCTGGAATTTGATAATTCATCTATTGAAGAATTGCAATCATTACCAGTAGTTGATCCAGATATAGATAATATTGACAGTCTAGAATTTGATAATTCATCTATTGGAGATTTAGAGTCATTATCAGTAGTTGATCCAGATATAGATAATCTTGACAGTCTAGAATTTGATAATTCATCTATTGGAGATTTAGAGTCATTATCAGTAGTTGATCCAGATATAGATAATCTTGAAAGTCTAGAATTTGATAATTCATCTATTGGAGATTTAGAGTCATTATCTTTAGACAATACAGAAGATATTTTAGATAATTTTGATGGTTTAGAACTAGACAATTCATCTGTTGAAGATTTAGAGTTACTATCTTTAGACAATACAGAAGATAGTTTAGAATTAGACAATTCATCTATTGGAGATTTAGAGTTACTATCTTTAGACAATACAGAAGATAGTTTAGAATTAGAAAATTCATCTATTGGAGATTTAGAGTTACTATCTTTAGACAATACAGAAGATAGTTTAGAATTAGAAAATTCATCTATTGGAGATTTAGAGTTACTATCTTTAGACAACACAGAAGATAGTTTAGATAATCTTGATAGTTTAGAATTAGAAAATTCATCTGTTGAAGATTTAGAGTCATTATCTTTAGGAGAATTAGACAATTTAGAGCATAGCGATCTCGATGATTTAATCAACTCAAATACAGAATCTTTAGACTCACTAATTTTAGATTCAACAACAGATTTAGACACAATAGAAAACTCGCTAAATTCCGATTTAGAGATATCAGATTTAGACTCATTACTAGAAGATGAGACTACTAATTCATTACCCAATCTGGAAGAATTTCAAGAAATATCAGAAATACAGCCAATAAAGGCAAAAAACTATGACAGTTCATCTGATTTATCCCCAGTTAATAAAGCTCAAGCTTTTGAGCAAACAATGCGGGTTTCGGTGCGTAAATTAGATGATTTAAATAACTTAATTGGAGAACTTGTAGTAAAACGTAATCGCTTAGAAGATGACCAAGAAAGATTGCGTCGCTTTTTAGACAATTTGCTCGGTCATGTACAATCTTTAGGAGAAGCAGGAGCAAAAATGCATGATATGTATGAGCGATCGCTTTTAGAAGGAGCGTTACTTGCTAGTCGTCAGTCTCGTGCTAGTGCTGCGGTGGGGGGCGGAAATTCTGCTACTGTTCGTACTGCTGAACCTCAAGAAGAAGGTTTAGATGCTCTAGAAATGGATCGTTTTACAGGTTTTCATTTACTGTCGCAAGATATTATTGAACTAATTGTGCGAGTTAGAGAGGCAGCATCAGATATTCAGTTTGTAGTGGATGAAACCGATAAAGTTGCTCAAACCTTCAGACAAGTAACTAGTCAATTGCAAGATGGGATGAACTCCTCGCGGATGGTTGCATTTGGTCAGACAGCAGACCGTTTACCAAGGGCAGTTAGGGATATTTCTCGCAAACAGAAAAAACAGACTACACTTCATGTTGAAGGGAAAGATGTTCTAATCGATAAAATGATTGTTGAGCATCTTTATAATCCTATGACGCACTTGGTTAATAATGCTATTTCTCATGGGATTGAAAGACCAGAAGAAAGACTTAAAAAAGGAAAGCCAGAAGCTGGAAATGTTCATATTAGGGCGTTTATTCAAGGTAATCAAACGGTAATCACTGTTTCTGATGATGGAGCAGGTATTAATCCAGCAATAGTTAAACAAAAAGCGATCGAAAAGAACTTAATAAGTTGGGCAACAGCACAAAATTTATCTGAGCCACAGGTCTACGATTTATTATTCCATCCAGGGTTTAGTACTAAGGATCAGGCTGATGATTTTGCAGGTCGGGGTGTTGGGATGGACGTAGTTAACACCGACTTGAAAAAAATTCGTGGTTCAGTCAGTATTGAATCAGAAGTAGGTAAGGGTACAACCTTTACTATTCGTCTACCCTTAGTCTTAAGTATTTGTAAAGCTCTTACTTGTGTAGATAATAATTCCAGTATTGCTTTCCCTATAGACGGTGTTGAAGATACTAAAGAATATTTACCCAGCGATATAAAAACTAATGCCAATGGTGTTCGTTGTATCCCTTGGAAAAATGCTTTACTACCCCTAAGACCCCTCAATACCTTACTCAATTACAATCGTCAAATTCGGCGAGCAGGTGTTTATAATGCTAACCAAAATAATGATGACACCATCTCTGTAGTAATCCTTCGTAGCTTAGATAACCTATTAGCTATTCAGGTAGACGAGGTGAGAGCCGAACAAGAAATTGTAATTAAACAAATTGATGGCCCAATTCCTAAACCACCTGGTATTGCAGGGGCGACTGTATTGGGAGATGGAACGATTATGCCCATTGGTGACGTATTAGAGTTGATCGAAATTGCTCAAGGTAAGAGAACAATTGAAATTGGCTTTAATATTCTCAATGCTCAAGGAATGATCAAACAGTCCCAAGCAGAAAATATTCAACAAGACCCTATGGTATTAGTGGTGGATGACTCTATTACTGTTCGAGAACTGTTATCTATGAGTTTTAATAAGCTCGGATACCGTGTTGAACAGGCAAGGGATGGTCAGGAAGCATGGGATAAATTACGGGGCGGTTTGGCTTGCGATATGATCTTTAGTGATATTGAAATGCCACGGATGAATGGTTTAGAACTGTTATCCAATTTGCATAGGGATGACAAGCTAAAATCTATACCTGTGGCTATGTTGACTTCTCGCGGTGCAGATAAGCATAAGCAAATAGCTAGCGATTTGGGGGCAAAGGCATATTTAACTAAGCCATATACCGAAAAAGATTTGATGGATGTGGCACAACATTTGATTGAAATTAATCGGGCAAATAAAGAAGCTGAATCAGTTATTGTTAACGTTAGAAAAATTAAAAATAATCAGTCCCAAGGAACAGTTGCAAATGCACCTTTGGTACTAATTATTGATGATTCTGTCACCGTTAGAGAGTTGCTATCCATGACTTTTAAAAAGGCTGGTTATCGGGTTGAGCAAGCAAGAGACGGGCAGGAAGCTTGGGAAAAACTAAGTGATGGTTTGGAATGCGATATTGCTTTTTGTGATATTGAAATGCCACGGATGAACGGGTTAGAACTTCTGTCTCAATTGCAAACAGATAAAAAGCTGGCTACTATGCCGATCGCTATGCTAACTTCTCGTGGAGCGCAAAAAATGCGTAATATTGCAGCTTCTCGTGGGGCAAAAGGTTATTTTGTTAAACCTTATGTTGAAGATGAACTGTTAAAAGCAGCCGAGCGAATGCTTAAAGGGGAAATATTGATTGATAAAACCGATGAGGAAACATAA
- a CDS encoding formyltetrahydrofolate deformylase, whose amino-acid sequence MNEQTATLLISCPDAPGLVAKIANFIYANGGNIIHADQHTDVATSLFLIRIEWQLEGFNLPRETIATAFSAIAKPLNAVWQLHFSDVVPKIAIWVTKQDHCLWDLLWRSQSKELPGTVALIISNHPHLEAIAQQFGIDFYYLPIDKTNKVEQEAKQLELLAKYEIDLVVLAKYMQIVSPQLISQFPQIINIHHSFLPAFPGAKPYHRAHTRGVKIIGATAHYVTQDLDEGPIIEQEVSRVYHQDTVADLIRKGKDLERLVLSRAVRLHLQHRVLVYDNKTVVFS is encoded by the coding sequence ATGAATGAGCAAACTGCAACTTTACTAATTTCCTGTCCAGATGCCCCTGGATTAGTCGCCAAAATTGCTAATTTTATCTATGCTAATGGTGGCAATATTATTCATGCGGATCAACATACTGATGTTGCTACAAGTTTATTTCTGATTCGTATTGAGTGGCAACTTGAGGGTTTTAACTTACCTCGTGAAACGATAGCAACTGCTTTTAGCGCGATCGCTAAACCCTTAAATGCAGTTTGGCAATTACACTTTTCTGATGTTGTCCCAAAAATTGCTATTTGGGTAACTAAACAAGATCATTGTCTTTGGGATTTACTTTGGCGTAGCCAGTCTAAGGAATTACCAGGTACTGTTGCTTTAATTATTAGTAATCATCCTCACTTAGAAGCGATCGCCCAGCAATTTGGTATTGATTTTTACTATCTTCCAATTGATAAGACGAATAAAGTTGAGCAAGAAGCTAAACAGTTGGAATTATTGGCAAAATATGAGATTGATCTAGTGGTTTTGGCAAAATATATGCAGATTGTCAGTCCTCAACTTATTTCTCAGTTTCCTCAGATTATTAATATTCATCATTCTTTTCTTCCAGCTTTTCCTGGGGCGAAACCTTATCATCGCGCTCATACTAGAGGTGTAAAAATTATTGGTGCAACAGCCCATTATGTGACGCAAGATTTGGACGAGGGCCCAATTATTGAACAGGAAGTATCACGAGTTTATCATCAGGATACTGTAGCGGATTTGATTCGCAAGGGTAAAGATTTGGAACGCTTGGTGTTATCTCGCGCTGTGAGATTGCATCTACAACATCGTGTTTTGGTTTACGATAACAAAACTGTAGTTTTTAGTTGA